Proteins encoded within one genomic window of Nitrospina gracilis 3/211:
- the sppA gene encoding signal peptide peptidase SppA — protein sequence MPDTGNGHRIRSIFKAGLALILALYLTGCTVFEIHLIPPPSPLKEKVLSGEGRTKVLLVEVSGVISNQRVSSVLSPREEEGMVARIREALDKAEKDNDVRAILLSINSPGGTVTSSDILYHEIKAFKEKNNVKVYAQVMDLAASGGYYVAQAADTIIAHPTSITGSIGVITLKMNLKGLMEKVGVDFEVVKSGDKKDFLSPFRPLTEEERKLFQAAIDDMHDRFVEVITRSRRHLTEAQVRKLADGRVFTARQALDAKLIDHVGYLDDTRKLIQKDLALRDFQLVTYYRAGEYKDNVYSLIKAPSINMVNFDLNFLPKSPEPQFLYLWIP from the coding sequence ATGCCTGATACGGGTAACGGCCATCGAATCCGTAGCATTTTTAAAGCAGGACTCGCCTTGATCTTGGCCCTCTATCTTACCGGATGTACGGTTTTCGAGATACACCTCATCCCTCCGCCATCCCCGCTCAAGGAGAAGGTGCTTTCCGGAGAGGGCCGAACCAAGGTATTGCTGGTTGAGGTCAGCGGGGTCATTTCCAATCAGAGGGTCTCCAGCGTACTGTCTCCGCGGGAGGAAGAGGGGATGGTGGCACGTATCCGGGAAGCGCTGGACAAGGCGGAAAAGGACAACGACGTGCGGGCCATCCTCCTCAGCATCAACAGCCCCGGCGGCACCGTGACCTCCAGCGACATCCTGTATCACGAGATCAAGGCGTTCAAGGAAAAGAACAATGTCAAGGTATATGCCCAGGTGATGGATCTCGCGGCATCCGGAGGGTATTACGTGGCACAGGCTGCGGATACCATCATCGCCCATCCTACCTCGATCACCGGGAGCATCGGTGTCATAACACTGAAGATGAACCTGAAGGGCTTGATGGAAAAAGTGGGCGTCGACTTTGAGGTGGTCAAGTCCGGTGACAAGAAGGATTTCCTGTCGCCGTTTCGTCCGCTTACGGAGGAAGAACGTAAACTGTTTCAGGCAGCGATTGACGACATGCACGATCGTTTCGTTGAAGTGATCACCAGAAGCCGGCGTCACCTCACTGAAGCCCAGGTGCGGAAACTTGCCGACGGACGCGTGTTCACCGCACGCCAGGCACTGGATGCAAAGCTGATCGATCATGTCGGGTACCTCGACGACACGCGCAAGCTGATTCAAAAGGATCTGGCCCTGCGGGACTTTCAACTGGTCACCTACTACCGCGCCGGGGAGTACAAGGATAATGTGTATTCCCTGATCAAGGCTCCATCGATCAACATGGTGAATTTTGACCTCAATTTTCTGCCTAAAAGCCCGGAGCCGCAGTTTTTGTATTTATGGATTCCCTGA